The sequence GGGCCCTTTTCGATCGCAACGTCACCCTGGCCCACGCGGTCATTCGAAGCGACATCGAAAAATATATGAAGATCATCTACACCCCGACTGTCGGCCTTGCCTGCCAGCAGTACTCCTCGATGTTCAGGACCGCCAATGGCCTTCATTTCTATCCGGGGAACATCGGCAAGGCCGAGACCATTCTCCGCCGTTATCTGTATCGCGACATCCGGGTGGCGGTGGTTACCGACAACCAGGGGATTCTCGGGATCGGCGATCAGGGCGCCGGCGGGATCGCGATCTGTCTCGGCAAGCTCATGCTCTACACGCAAGGGGCGGGGATCGCACCGTGGCATTGCCTGCCCATCTCCCTTGACGTGGGCACCAACAATCAGACTCTTCTGGAAGACGAAAATTATCTCGGCTGGCGGCATGAGCGGTTGACCGGTGACGAGTATGTCGATTTTCTCCAGCAGTTCGCCCGGGCCTTCAGCAGGATATTCCCGAATGCCATCTGCCAGTGGGAGGATTTTTCCAAGCAGAACGCCTATGCGATCCGTGATGCCTACCTGCATGACCTGGTCTCTTTTAATGATGACATCCAGGGGACCGGGGCGGTGACCCTGGCGGGGGTGATCAGCGCCATGAAGATCAAGGGCGAAAGACTGGAGGACCAGACATATCTGGTGCATGGAGCCGGCGCAGGCGGAATCGGGGTTGCCGAGCAGATTCTGGCCGGATTGGTTGAGCTGGGGATGACTGAGAAAGAGGCCTTGAAAAGGATCTTTACCATCGACAGTCGCGGTCTGGTCACTTCCTGCCACAAGAACGACCCCTATAAATGCCGGTTTGCCAGAAATATCGCGGATCTCTCCTGGTATGGCGGAGAGAAGGATGGCGACCTGCTCAATGTGGTCAGAAAAGCGGGGGTAACGGTCCTTATCGGTACCTCAGGGCAGACGGGCTGTTTCAGCAGGGAAGTGGTGGAGGCGATGCTCGGCAACTGTGAGCGCCCGGTGATTATGCCTCTCAGCAACCCCACCTCCAAGGCCGAGGCGGTGCCGCAGGATATTTATGAATGGACCGGAGGACGTGCCCTGGTGGCCACCGGCAGTCCTTTTGAACCGGTAGCGGTCGACGGGAAAAAAATCCGGGTCGGGCAGGGCAATAACGTGTTTGTTTTTCCCGGGGTCGGCCTGGGAGTTCTCACTTCAGGCGCCAAGGAGATCCTGCCGCAGTTTTTTACGGCAGCCGCCCATGCGGTCTCGGAATGTGTTTCTGCGGCCGATCTGGCAAAAGGGATCCTCTATCCCCCGGTGACCGAGCTGCGGGAGGTAAGCCGGAAGGTGGCGCTGGCGGTCGGGCAGGCCGCGATCAGGCAGGGGGTAAGCCGGCCATGTGTGTTCAGCTCCTACTGGCATGAAAACAGTGAAGAAAAACTGGCGGTCCTGATCGAGAAAATGCGCTGGAAGCCCGAGTATCTGCCGTTGGTTTCATTGTGATAAAAAAAGGAGAGGGAGAGAAGGAGCCGGAGGAAGAAGGGATCACCGGGCGATATAACTCGGCGGCTTTTGGGGCCGGTTGGATTGTTCTCACCTTGGCGCCGGATTCGTCCATTTCCTCAGCGGATTTTCCGGATCGTTTCTTCCAGTTTGCCGATACTGAAAGGTTTGGGAAGGGTTTCTTTAAATCCGTAGGCCGCGTAATCGGCCATCACCGGATCGTCGGTATAACCGCTTGAGACCACCGCTTTGAAGTCGGGAGCAAAGGAGAGGATCTTTCTGAAGGCCTCAAGTCCGCCCATTCCATCCTGAATGGCAAGGTCCATTATTCCCAGATCAAAAGGGGTGCCGGAATCGGTGGCCTCCCGGCATAACCGGACCGCAGCTTCACCTTCCATGGCAAACTCCGCCTCATAGCCGAGGTGTTCCAGCATTCTGGTCAGAGTTTCGATCACCACACTCTCATCTTCCAGAACCAGAATACGCAAACTGTCGGAAGGCGCTTTTCCGGAAGTGCCGGTTTGTTTTTTTCGGGCTGCATCTGTTCCGGCTTCTTTCGCGCTCTCGTCTGCCGGAAGATAGATCGTGAATTCTGCCCCACCCGCAGGATGGTTGCCCGCTCTGATATGTCCTTTATGCTTGGCGATGATCGAATGACAAATACTCAGGCCCAGCCCTGTCCCCTTGTCTGATCCCATGTCCTTGGTAGTGAAATACGGGTCGAATATTTTGCCGATAATCTCGGGAGAAATGCCTGGCCCGTTATCGGTGAATTTGATTTCGACGTAATTTCCGGGAGAGAGCGGCAGGGATGAGGCGGGGGCGACTGAAACATTGGCGGCGGCAACTGTAATCGAGCCGCCGCTCGGCATTGCCTCGCAGGAGTTTTCAAGGATGTTCGTCACAACCCGCTCAAGCTGCTGGCGGTCGGTCATCACCTCCCGGATGGAGTCCGGTGTTTCCAGATTGAATTCGATGCCGGCTCCGAATGGAAAAGCCAGGCAGGTTTCTCTAAGGAAATCCGCAAGGGCGGTTTTTTCCCGGATCGGCGAGCCCCCTTTTGAAAAAGTCAGCAGTTGGCCGGTAAGGTTTTTGGCCTGGGCACAGGCACCCTCGGCATCGACCAGCCTTTCTCGGGCCGCTTCGGGATCTTTCAGAAACAACTTGGCCAGTTCGATATTGCCGAAGACCGCAGTCAGCAGGTTGTTGAAGTCATGGGCGATCCCTCCGGCCAGAACCCCGATTGACTCCATCTGCCGGGCTTTGCTGATCTCCTTTTCCAGCTGCAGCCGTTCCGTGATATCTTCAACGACTTCGATAAATCCGGTGACCTTCCCGTCAGGATCCTTTACCGGAAAAGAGCGGATCAGCACGGAGAAGCGGCTGCCGTCTTTCCTGATTCCTTCCGCTTCGACCTGGGCGGGTTTGCCGGTGATCATGGAAGTGGCCCCCGGACAATGGGGGCAGGTGTGTTCACGCTTTTCGAATTCGTTGAAGCATTTTTTGCCGATGAAGCTTTCCGGGTCGCGGCCGAACATCCTGCCCTGGCCGTTGTTGGCCATGATGATGGTATGGTCCGAGTCAATATAGGTGATGCCGAAATCAATGTTTTCAACCAGGGACCGATACAGGCTTTCACTTTGTTTCAACGCTGTTTCCGCTTCGTCCCGCTCTTCGAGATAGGTCTGCAGGTCGGCGGACATCCGGTTGAATTTATCGGTCAAGATTCCTATCTCATCATCTCCGGTGACCGGGAGGGCCGGGCTGATTTCGCCCCTGCCGGTAAGTTTTACCGCATCCGCCAGGGCGGAGAGCGGTTTGCCCATCATCCGGCCGGCCAGAAACGCAACCAGGAATCCCAGGAGGGCCCCCATGAAGGCAAGCTGGATCAGGTCACGGTTCATTGCCGCGATTTTCTCATCCTGCCGGGAGGCATTGACTCCCAGGTGGAGATATCCAGCCTTTCCTTTCAGGATGGGAATGCTGATATCGTGGACAATCCCTTCCTCGGTTTCAAATCTCTGATGCAATGATTTTGCCCCGGCGCCGGGATGACTGATACTTTGGAGATCGGAAGGGAAACCGTTGTTGAAGGTATGACAGAGGATGGAGTTGTCCGGGTTGGCGATGAAAATGTAGCTGATATCCGATTCGTTGCTATAGACGTTCAGCATCAACTGGTGGAGGAGGATGCGGTTGTCAACGAGAATCGGATCGACACTGTCGATGGCCAGGTTTCCGGCAATTGAGGCGGCTTTTTCCGTCAGCGCTTCAAGGAGGGCTTCTTCCATCCGGTGATCGATCACGGAAATAGTGATCAGCCCCATCGTGCTCATCATGAAAGCGATGAGCAGGGAGAGTTTCCATCGCAGGCGCAGTCCGTTCAATATCTTCATTTCGAATAAGATATCCTTACGGTTTGTTGACCCGTTTTTCCATTTCCCGGACCGAGTCATAGAGGCTGTCGTCCACTTCCACGAAGCGGTCGATCATGACTTCGCTCAACAGCCTCCGGCCTTCCTTGTTTTCATGCATGGTCAGGAAGATGTCGCGCAACTTTTTTTTCAGTTCCGGGTCGATGGTTCCCGGAACCACCACCGGGGGGATTCCATATGGTTCGGAGCGGTTGATGATCCTGGTTTTGGCGGTGTGGGTCGGGTCTTTGGCATTCAGGTAGTCCCAGACCAGGCTGTCGACGGAAGCGGCGTCAACGATGCCTGAGCTGACTGCCTGGATCGATTTGTCATGGCTGTAGGTGAAGTGAAAGCTCTTGAAAAAGGTTTCCGGTGTTTCTCCCATTCGGCTCAGGATGTATGTTGGCGAGAGTTTGCCGGTATTTGACATCGGGTCGGTGAAGGCAAAGGATTTTCCGCGAAGCTCCGTGAGATCGTGCACATCGCTGTCGCGGGGGACAATGATGTAGGAGTAGTAAACGGTCTCCCCGTAGGCGACCGGGGCGACCAGAAGCTCCATGCCGAAATCGCGATGGCCTTCGGTGTAGGCGCCGGTGCAGACGAAGGCTGCATCAATTTCCCCATCCCGGATGAGGTTGTTTACTTCCGCATAGGTGTCCCGCTGGACCAGTTGTACAGGTGTTTGCAATTTTGTGTGGATATAGTCGAGAATCCCCTTGTAGGAGATATAGGTTTCCTTAGGGGAGATGATCGCGGCGATCGCGATCCGGATGGCTTTGGTGTCGTCAACTGCCGGGACCTGGGCAACCGTCGCGGTTTTATTAAGAGAGATCTTTCGTGCCGGTTCCTGCGATTCACCGCATCCTGCAAACAGCAGGAGCAAAAGTGTGGCAAAAACAGCCGACGGTTTGATCCGGGTATGTGCCCGGGAAAACAAGGAACGCTTTCTCCCCATTCTTCAGATCCCCTTTGAACCCGGTTGCCAATCGGGCTTCCCCTTGTTTCGAAAATGAACGGAGCAACGGATGAAATGAAACAATCTGTTGTACAGTGTATCACCGGTTCTGTGAAATATGGAAGAAAAAAAAAGCTCCTGGAAAGTGGGGGATGTATGGTGGTGCCACCATGTGCCATGGAGAATATTCTTGAGTCGTCTGGAGAATATTCTTTAACTCAGCGGGAGGATGGAGGGGCGCTGGATCAAAGGTTGTGCTGGTGATGGAAAATTAATTAATGATAACAATATGTTGAGAGGTGGTTGGTCGTGGTGGCATATAAAATGCTAATCAATAGGGCACGAATTGGATTATTGTCTGTATTCCTGAATGAACCATAACTTAAGGATGGTGTGATGAACAAGAAATCAGTAATAGGTGTTGTAGTCGGAGTGGTGGCGCTTCTGGTTGTGGCTTCAATCTCTTTTGTGGCGGCCAGAAACGTTCAAACCCCGGATGAAAAAGGTTTCAGAACCGTCTCGACAGCCGGCGAGGCCGCACCTCTGCCCACCGGTGATGTTGAAGAGACGACCCTGCAGGTTTCAAGGCTTTCCTGCGGATCGTGTCTTTACACCATCGAGTCCGAGTTGAGAAAGTTTGACGGCATGGTTGGAATGAAGGCCGATCTGGCCAGTGGCCTGGTTGTGGTGGCGCATACCAAGGATTTTACCCCGGCAAGGATTGCCTCGGTGATCACCGAAACCGGATATCCGGCCACGGTGGTTGATTCTGCAGCAGCAGGGAACCTCCCCAAACCGGGAGCCTCGGGCTCTGGTGGAAGCGGATGTAACGGTTGTGGTCCTCGCGGCTGCAGCTATCCGAGAGCGCCTCAGCAGCAGGGATAATATAAAAGGAATCTGGCGGGATGACTCACTTCAGGCACATAAAATACTGGACACTGGCAGCAGTTGCGCTGCTGTTCCTCACCGGAATAGCGGAAGCAGGGGATGTTCTGCGGACTGTTCTCAGTGTCCGGAATGTTTCCTGCAGCTCCTGTCTGCGGGTGATAGAGTCGGAATTCCGGAAAACACCCGGCATAACCGGGATGGCTGCCGATCTCAGGAAGGGGATCGTGGTTGCCGACCATGAAAGCGGAATATCCTCGGGAGAAGTGTCCGAAATTGTCAGCCGTCTCGGTTATCCGGCTCAGGTTGTTTCAGCGGTCTCCATCAGAAGTGAAGAGGCCAGAGTTTTCCGCAGGCTGGCCGGGTATGGTGCCGGACCCGAGGGTTGTAACAGGGAGAGTGGCGGCTGCAGCCCGGTGGCCGACGCCTGGAAAGAGCTGTACCGGCGTTTCATCAGGACTGAGAAAAAATAGAATTTTCCCTAAAAGCTGTTTTACAATCAAAGGGTGGTCCGTGATCATCCTGCAGAATTTGTGCGGGGCTGAACAGCTTCAACGATACAGATGGGCAATCTGTCTGAAAGAGGAATTTATGGCATACGATCTGGAAAAATACAGGGGCAAGCGGGAAAGGGTTCTCGGGGTCAGAAGCCGGGGCCTGAGCTTTGGTACGATTGCTGTTGTGGTTGCGGTGGTGATCATCGGCGGTCTCGGGTTTATCGCTGTGCCGAAGACGGTTTCCTACTTCAGCACCAGGAACCTGGATGACGTGATTTACAAGCTTGAGGATTCGCGGAAATGGGATGCGGCGATCGTTTCCGAACTCCGTTCCATGGGCGGGGTGACCAGTGCGGTGGCCGACAACCATGAGACCCGCCTGGTGGTGACTTTCAACCGGCACCATATGGGCCCGGAGAAGTTTAAAATATTCTTTGATACCAAGGGCGTCAAAGCTGATCTCTTGAACCGGATGGACCATCGGCAGAGGCAGTCTATTTTAAAGAAGGAGGCCGAATTTGAAACTCCATAATATATCTTTCAATAACCTGAAGCGTCGGAAAGGCAAAATGATCTTTCTGGTCCTGGGATTGTTCATCGGGATTGCCACCATCGTTACCCTGCTGTCGATAACCGAGTCAATGTCACGGGATATTGAAGACCGCCTGGACCAGTTCGGGGCAAATATCGTCATGGTTCCCAAAAGTGACAACCTTTCACTTAGTTACGGCGGGATCAGTGTTGGCGGCGTCAACTACGAATCCAAGGATTTTGATGAGTCGCGGATGGGGCTGATCAAGGAAATCGAGAACAGCAAGAACCTCGGTCTGGTCGTCCCCAAGGTGCTGGGTGGAGTCAAGGTTGGTGAGCGCAACGTTCTTCTGATGGGGACCAATATCGAGGATGAGCTGGCCTTAAAGACCTGGTGGCATTTCCAGGGTGAAGTGCCGAAAGAACACGAACTGCTTCTCGGTTCGACCACGGCTTCCACCCTGGGTTTGAAGGTTGGCGACACGCTTGCTCTCAAAGGCCGGGATTTTAAAGTGGCGGCCATTCTGATGGCGACCGGCGGCTCTGAAGACGGGGTGATTGTCGGCGATCTTCATGAGGTGCAGAAGGTTCTCGGCAAGGAAGGCAGAATTTCGATGGTTGAGATCTCGGCTTTCTGCCGCGGCTGCCCCATCACTGATATCGTCCTCCAGATCGCCGGGAAATTCCCTGAAGGCAATGTGACGGCTCTGCAGCAGGCGGTCATGTCGAAGATGCAGTCCATCGACCTGTTCAAGTCTTTCAGTTACGGGATCGCGGTGCTGGTGGTCTTTATCGGTTCCCTGCTGGTTTTCGTGACCATGATGGGCTCGGTGAATGAGCGGACCCGCGAGATCGGGATCTTCCGGGCCATCGGTTTTCGGCGCGGCCATGTCATGCAGATCATCCTGCTGGAGGCAATGGTGGTCGGCCTGGTCGGCGGCATCTTCGGCTTTGCCGGCGGTAATGGTGTTGCCTGGGCCGTCATGCCCTTCGTGATCGAGGAAGGGTCCTTTGCCGGGATCAATGCCAGTATGGGCGCGATATCGGTTATCCTTTCGGTATCATTGAGTCTTCTGGCCAGTCTCTATCCGGCGTTGAAGGCGAGCAAGCTCGATCCGAGCGAAGCGTTAAGGGCTCTTTAAGAATTTGTGCATAGAGATAGAATCACAGGAGAACAGATATGGCTACTGCCCGGGTTGAAAATGTAGAGCATCTGATTGAAGTACGTTCCATCGGCAAGGATTACCAGAGTGGCGAGACAACTGTTCAGGCGATCAGGAATATGGATTTTTTCATCGACGATGGTGAGTTCGTGACCATTGTCGGCCAGTCGGGTTCCGGCAAATCAACCCTGCTTTCGGTGATGGGCGGGCTGAACCACCCGACCCGCGGGCAGCTGGTGATCGATGCCCTGGATCTGTACAGTCTGAACAGCGAGCAGCGGGCCGATTTCCGGAGCGAGTACATCGGCATCATCTTTCAATCGTTCCAGTTGATCCCGTACCTGACGGTGATCGAAAATATAAAAATGCCCATGGCCATTACCGGGATCAAGCCCGGTAAACAGGATGAAATGGCGTTGCGGGTCCTTGGCAGGGTTGGTTTGGGTGGTAAGGGTGATCGCCTTCCCGATCAGCTTTCCGGCGGCGAGCAGGAGCGGGTGGCCATTGCCAGGGCCATCGTCAACAACCCGCCCATTCTGCTGGCCGATGAACCGACCGGTAACCTCGACAGCCAGACTTCGGAAGAAATCATGGCCCTTCTTACCGAACTGAACAGGGAAGGACAGACCATCATCATGGTCACCCATAATCCTGAGACCTGCAAATATGCCGAACGGACGATCAAGGTCCAGGACGGCGAGTGTTTTCTTCAGTGAACCCGTAACACCGGGTTCATCTCCTCCTGCGCGGCCGGTGCTGCAACTTAAGCGGCGCCGGCCGCGTTCTTTTTTCAGAATCCATCACAACTTTCCGAGTTTGGCTAATCTCCTGATAAAGCTATCCTTCGACAGTTCGACAAGCTCGCTGATTCAGGATAAAGATAAATAATATCTTGAAGGAGCTGATATTTAAGATAAAGTCTGTATGAGAAAATATAAATGAGAAGTCCTGATGTTCTGTAAATGATGCATTTGCTCAGCAGGTTTGCCGACCGCGCCGGGAGTCTGATCACGTGGTGTGGCTGGTGGCGGTGAACTTGGGGGCCTGGGGAAGTCATGTTCCGATACAAAGAGATAAACCGGGTCGCCAAGTTTTCGATGGCCGCAGTGACCGTGATCACTCTTTTCTCCTATCTGGTGATCACTCCGAAATTTACCGAATATGTTTACCGTAACACTACTGATGATCTGATAGCCGTTGCCAATCATGTAGCCTCCAGCCTTGCGCTGGGCGAAGCGCTTTCTCTCGGCCGCCCGATTCCGGACAATCTCTTTGTTGAGCTGGAAAAATTCCGGAACAATGCCACACCTTTAAAAATCAAGGTTTTCACCCCGGCCGGAGCGGTCATTTACTCCACGATTTCCGAGGAAGTAGGGGACACCCGCGAGGCGGACAAGATCAGGGGCGTCATCCTGGGCGGTATCGGAGTTGGGAAGCTGGAAGTCGGAGTGAAGGGCAAAGGGCGCCAGGCCGTTGTCGAGGTGTATGTGCCGATGTCTGTTGCCGATGCCCCGGTCGGAGTCCTGGAAGTGTATTATGATATTACCGGGAGATGGAAGCGGCTCCATTACCTGACCGCCTTTTCCCATGCCTTTCTTCTTGCGGTTTTCCTGTTCCTGTTCGGAACGCTTTTTGCCGTTTCCCGTAAAGCCCTGGCGAACATCAGGGAGAAGGAGGATGTGGAGAATTCGAACTGGAGGCTCAAAGAGGAGCTCGCCCATGCCCGGCAAAAGGAGTATCTGAGCACCCTCACCAGGGGGGTTGCCCATGATTTCAACAATATCCTGACTGCGGTCATGGGGAATATTAAACTGTTGAAAAAACTGCAGGCCCGTGGTGAGTCGGACGTCGAACTCTTAAACCAGATGGACCGGGCGACCCACGAAGCGCGAGACCTGATCAGTCATCTGGCCCTTATCTCCCGGGCGGAATCCCTGAAAAAAGAAACAATCCAGCTGGCCTCCCTGATCGGAAGATCGGTGCCGGTGGACGATGACAAGGCCCGGGTGAGGATGGTCATGATGCTGGGGGATGACCTCCGGCCGATCATCGGCGACGCGAACTTTCTTGCCAAGGCGATCACGGCCCTGATCCTGAACGCAGACCAGGCGATGGAGGGGGGCGGGGTGGTCAATGTCATGGCGGTCAATGCAAAAGTATCCGCCGGGAATGAGGAAGGGATTCCACCCGGAACGTATGTGAAGATCTCAATCAAGGATTCAGGCAAAGGCATTCCTCCTGAAGATCTCGAAAGGGTGTTCGACCCTTATTTCACCACCAGGAGCAGAGACAGCCAGCGCGGAACCGGTCTGGGGCTTGCTTTCTGTAAGTCAATCATCGATAATCATGATGGCTTCATCAGGATTCAATCAACCGTCGGCCGGGGAACAACCGTCAAAATTTTTCTCCCGGTAGAATAACAGGAGATCCATGCAGCTATGCAGAAAAAGAGGGCCGGGCGGTATCAAGCTGAGTTGAGCAGCTCGTCTGCTCATACCGAGAAGCGAGCATCCGAGACTTCGAGACTTATGCCCGAAGGGTACAAACAGATCATTTATCGCGACTGGTGCAAGGCGTGTGGTATCTGCATCGCGTTCTGCCCCCGTAAGGTGTATGGGCGGGATGAGTCGGGCAAACCGGTTGTGGAAAGAGGCGACGATTGTAACGGCTGTCTGTTCTGTGAGATGCATTGCCCCGATTTCGCTATCACCATCGAAGAGCGCTACCCTGATCGCAGGAGGAAGAGCAATGGCCGTTAAAGATTCCGGCAGGGTGGTTCTGCTTCAGGGAAATGAGGCTGTTGTGGAAGGGGCGCTGGCCGCCGGATGCCGATTTTTTGCCGGGTATCCCATCACCCCGGCCTCGGAGATCAGCGAGCTGATGTCCGTCAAACTGCCTGCGGTTGGCGGGACCTTTATCCAGATGGAAGACGAGATCGCCTCCATGGGCGCCATCGTCGGCGCCTCCCTTGCCGGAGTCAAGTCAATGACCGCAACCAGCGGCCCTGGATTTTCCCTGATGCAGGAAAACTTGGGTTTCGCCTGTAACGCCGAAGTGCCGTGTGTGGTCGTCAATGTCATGCGGGGCGGGATGTCAACCGGTCTGCCCACCAGCCCGGGCCAGGGCGATGTGATGCAGGCCCGCTGGGGCACCCACGGCGACCATCCGATCATTGTACTCGCCGTGTCCAGCGTCATGGACTCCTTTACCATTACCGTCCAGGCCTTTAATCTTTCGGAGAAATATCGGGTTCCGGTAATCATCCTTTCCGATGAAATCGTGGCCCATGGGAGGGAATCGGTGGTTCTGCCGAGGCCGGACGAGGTGGAGGTGGTTGACCGGATCACCCCCACTGTGCCCCCTGAATGGTACATTCCCTATGAAGACAACAGTCGGGGGGTGCCGCCGATGGCGCCATTCGGTTCCGGGTACCGTCATCATGTGACCGGTCTTGTTCATGACACCCACGGCTTCCCGACCGAAAAGCCGAAAGAGGTCGGTGATTTCATGGCCCGCCAGTTTCGCAAGGTCACCAATGGCGCCTACGAGATCCAGATGACCAGACGGTTCCTTCTTGATGATGCCGAAATTGCCGTGTTTGCGTACGGTTCCGTGGCCCGGGCAGCCCATCGGGCGGTGTTGCGGGCTCGGGAACAGGGCATCAAGGTGGGAATGCTGCAGCTGATCACCCTCTTTCCTTTTCCGAAAAGAGCGGCGGATGCGGTTCTCAGGCAATGCCGGGCGGTTCTGGTGCCGGAGATGAATATCGGCCAGATCAGCAGAGAGGTGAAAAGGGTCAACATGAGCGCCAAGGTCCTGAAACACAACCGGATCGACGGGCAGGGCATCGGGCCTGATGAGATTTATGAAGAGTTGTTGCAAATGTAAGACAGGAAACTGATATGAAACAGAGTATGGCG is a genomic window of Pseudomonadota bacterium containing:
- a CDS encoding NAD-dependent malic enzyme, with protein sequence MPQSTHGFRYDEFGNTSEILLYTRGSAVLASNYTNKGTAFTHEERKQLNLSGSLPPAVRPLKRQVIDSNRKVAEKADDIERFIYMRALFDRNVTLAHAVIRSDIEKYMKIIYTPTVGLACQQYSSMFRTANGLHFYPGNIGKAETILRRYLYRDIRVAVVTDNQGILGIGDQGAGGIAICLGKLMLYTQGAGIAPWHCLPISLDVGTNNQTLLEDENYLGWRHERLTGDEYVDFLQQFARAFSRIFPNAICQWEDFSKQNAYAIRDAYLHDLVSFNDDIQGTGAVTLAGVISAMKIKGERLEDQTYLVHGAGAGGIGVAEQILAGLVELGMTEKEALKRIFTIDSRGLVTSCHKNDPYKCRFARNIADLSWYGGEKDGDLLNVVRKAGVTVLIGTSGQTGCFSREVVEAMLGNCERPVIMPLSNPTSKAEAVPQDIYEWTGGRALVATGSPFEPVAVDGKKIRVGQGNNVFVFPGVGLGVLTSGAKEILPQFFTAAAHAVSECVSAADLAKGILYPPVTELREVSRKVALAVGQAAIRQGVSRPCVFSSYWHENSEEKLAVLIEKMRWKPEYLPLVSL
- a CDS encoding PAS domain S-box protein — its product is MKILNGLRLRWKLSLLIAFMMSTMGLITISVIDHRMEEALLEALTEKAASIAGNLAIDSVDPILVDNRILLHQLMLNVYSNESDISYIFIANPDNSILCHTFNNGFPSDLQSISHPGAGAKSLHQRFETEEGIVHDISIPILKGKAGYLHLGVNASRQDEKIAAMNRDLIQLAFMGALLGFLVAFLAGRMMGKPLSALADAVKLTGRGEISPALPVTGDDEIGILTDKFNRMSADLQTYLEERDEAETALKQSESLYRSLVENIDFGITYIDSDHTIIMANNGQGRMFGRDPESFIGKKCFNEFEKREHTCPHCPGATSMITGKPAQVEAEGIRKDGSRFSVLIRSFPVKDPDGKVTGFIEVVEDITERLQLEKEISKARQMESIGVLAGGIAHDFNNLLTAVFGNIELAKLFLKDPEAARERLVDAEGACAQAKNLTGQLLTFSKGGSPIREKTALADFLRETCLAFPFGAGIEFNLETPDSIREVMTDRQQLERVVTNILENSCEAMPSGGSITVAAANVSVAPASSLPLSPGNYVEIKFTDNGPGISPEIIGKIFDPYFTTKDMGSDKGTGLGLSICHSIIAKHKGHIRAGNHPAGGAEFTIYLPADESAKEAGTDAARKKQTGTSGKAPSDSLRILVLEDESVVIETLTRMLEHLGYEAEFAMEGEAAVRLCREATDSGTPFDLGIMDLAIQDGMGGLEAFRKILSFAPDFKAVVSSGYTDDPVMADYAAYGFKETLPKPFSIGKLEETIRKIR
- the phnD gene encoding phosphate/phosphite/phosphonate ABC transporter substrate-binding protein, producing the protein MGRKRSLFSRAHTRIKPSAVFATLLLLLFAGCGESQEPARKISLNKTATVAQVPAVDDTKAIRIAIAAIISPKETYISYKGILDYIHTKLQTPVQLVQRDTYAEVNNLIRDGEIDAAFVCTGAYTEGHRDFGMELLVAPVAYGETVYYSYIIVPRDSDVHDLTELRGKSFAFTDPMSNTGKLSPTYILSRMGETPETFFKSFHFTYSHDKSIQAVSSGIVDAASVDSLVWDYLNAKDPTHTAKTRIINRSEPYGIPPVVVPGTIDPELKKKLRDIFLTMHENKEGRRLLSEVMIDRFVEVDDSLYDSVREMEKRVNKP
- a CDS encoding heavy-metal-associated domain-containing protein, producing the protein MNKKSVIGVVVGVVALLVVASISFVAARNVQTPDEKGFRTVSTAGEAAPLPTGDVEETTLQVSRLSCGSCLYTIESELRKFDGMVGMKADLASGLVVVAHTKDFTPARIASVITETGYPATVVDSAAAGNLPKPGASGSGGSGCNGCGPRGCSYPRAPQQQG
- a CDS encoding heavy-metal-associated domain-containing protein, whose product is MTHFRHIKYWTLAAVALLFLTGIAEAGDVLRTVLSVRNVSCSSCLRVIESEFRKTPGITGMAADLRKGIVVADHESGISSGEVSEIVSRLGYPAQVVSAVSIRSEEARVFRRLAGYGAGPEGCNRESGGCSPVADAWKELYRRFIRTEKK
- a CDS encoding ABC transporter permease, coding for MKLHNISFNNLKRRKGKMIFLVLGLFIGIATIVTLLSITESMSRDIEDRLDQFGANIVMVPKSDNLSLSYGGISVGGVNYESKDFDESRMGLIKEIENSKNLGLVVPKVLGGVKVGERNVLLMGTNIEDELALKTWWHFQGEVPKEHELLLGSTTASTLGLKVGDTLALKGRDFKVAAILMATGGSEDGVIVGDLHEVQKVLGKEGRISMVEISAFCRGCPITDIVLQIAGKFPEGNVTALQQAVMSKMQSIDLFKSFSYGIAVLVVFIGSLLVFVTMMGSVNERTREIGIFRAIGFRRGHVMQIILLEAMVVGLVGGIFGFAGGNGVAWAVMPFVIEEGSFAGINASMGAISVILSVSLSLLASLYPALKASKLDPSEALRAL
- a CDS encoding ABC transporter ATP-binding protein, with product MATARVENVEHLIEVRSIGKDYQSGETTVQAIRNMDFFIDDGEFVTIVGQSGSGKSTLLSVMGGLNHPTRGQLVIDALDLYSLNSEQRADFRSEYIGIIFQSFQLIPYLTVIENIKMPMAITGIKPGKQDEMALRVLGRVGLGGKGDRLPDQLSGGEQERVAIARAIVNNPPILLADEPTGNLDSQTSEEIMALLTELNREGQTIIMVTHNPETCKYAERTIKVQDGECFLQ
- a CDS encoding ferredoxin family protein; translated protein: MPEGYKQIIYRDWCKACGICIAFCPRKVYGRDESGKPVVERGDDCNGCLFCEMHCPDFAITIEERYPDRRRKSNGR
- a CDS encoding 2-oxoacid:acceptor oxidoreductase subunit alpha; the encoded protein is MAVKDSGRVVLLQGNEAVVEGALAAGCRFFAGYPITPASEISELMSVKLPAVGGTFIQMEDEIASMGAIVGASLAGVKSMTATSGPGFSLMQENLGFACNAEVPCVVVNVMRGGMSTGLPTSPGQGDVMQARWGTHGDHPIIVLAVSSVMDSFTITVQAFNLSEKYRVPVIILSDEIVAHGRESVVLPRPDEVEVVDRITPTVPPEWYIPYEDNSRGVPPMAPFGSGYRHHVTGLVHDTHGFPTEKPKEVGDFMARQFRKVTNGAYEIQMTRRFLLDDAEIAVFAYGSVARAAHRAVLRAREQGIKVGMLQLITLFPFPKRAADAVLRQCRAVLVPEMNIGQISREVKRVNMSAKVLKHNRIDGQGIGPDEIYEELLQM